The following are encoded together in the Mumia sp. Pv4-285 genome:
- a CDS encoding nucleoside hydrolase, with translation MSNAPLEPATTQPHPVVLDVDTGVDDALAVMFAVRHPALDVRGISCVAGNADVDQVVANTLAVLDVLDAPDIPVGRGSEHPLLELARDARHVHGSDGLGNQDLPASSRTPYGGGALELMRLAILDSPEPVTLVPLAPMTNIALLLRAYPEVKENLAGIVAMGGAVAGGNATAVAEFNVWHDPEAAAIVLGAGVPVTMYGLDVFSRVVVEPDTYEALSDDPDPAVALAGRLLAHSHAVIRSDPRVGHGGLIGDAGAVCAVARPELLTTHRWPVHVSLAPGLTRGQTVVDRRYVLGEDSVHGVDSLGHLVDVALDVDVEATRDLFLTTIGARPQASHTDDTARAVQR, from the coding sequence ATGAGCAACGCTCCGCTCGAACCAGCCACCACGCAACCGCACCCGGTCGTGCTCGACGTCGACACCGGTGTCGACGACGCGCTGGCCGTGATGTTCGCGGTCCGGCACCCGGCGCTCGACGTCCGGGGGATCAGCTGCGTCGCCGGCAACGCCGACGTGGACCAGGTGGTCGCCAACACGCTGGCGGTCCTCGACGTCCTCGATGCCCCGGACATCCCCGTCGGCCGCGGATCCGAGCATCCCCTCCTCGAGCTGGCACGCGACGCACGCCACGTCCACGGGTCGGACGGACTCGGCAACCAGGACCTGCCGGCGTCGTCGCGTACCCCGTACGGCGGTGGCGCTCTCGAGCTGATGCGGCTGGCGATCCTGGACTCGCCCGAACCGGTCACGCTGGTGCCGCTCGCCCCGATGACGAACATCGCGCTGCTGCTGCGGGCCTACCCGGAGGTCAAGGAGAACCTCGCCGGGATCGTCGCGATGGGCGGCGCGGTGGCAGGTGGAAACGCGACGGCCGTGGCGGAGTTCAACGTGTGGCACGACCCGGAGGCCGCTGCGATCGTCCTCGGGGCCGGGGTGCCGGTCACGATGTACGGGCTCGACGTCTTCTCTCGGGTGGTGGTCGAGCCCGACACGTACGAGGCACTGAGCGACGACCCGGACCCCGCGGTCGCGCTGGCGGGCAGGCTGCTCGCCCACTCGCACGCCGTCATCCGCTCCGACCCTCGCGTCGGCCACGGCGGGCTGATCGGGGACGCGGGCGCGGTGTGCGCCGTCGCGCGACCCGAGCTCCTGACGACGCACCGGTGGCCGGTCCACGTCTCGCTCGCGCCGGGACTGACGCGGGGGCAGACGGTCGTGGACCGCCGGTACGTCCTCGGCGAGGACAGCGTCCATGGCGTCGACTCGTTGGGGCACCTGGTCGACGTGGCTCTCGACGTCGACGTCGAGGCGACCCGCGACCTGTTCCTCACGACGATCGGCGCGCGGCCGCAGGCGTCCCACACCGACGACACGGCGCGCGCGGTCCAGCGGTGA
- a CDS encoding ribokinase — MTAPRGDGTGRVAVVGSLNVDLVTGVHRHPAPGETVLGDDLVRLRGGKGANQAMSAARCGADVTMVGRVGDDEDGRAYRDHLSAAGIDVSHLLTTPGAPTGTALIVVDADGENTIVVAVGANSRLEAADIRAAAAVIEAADVLLVQLEVGEDAVEAAAAIARSAGTRLVLNASPVRPLPAWLVDLADPLLVNEHEAKAYEELSGEAASVCVTLGGRGARWGEDSAEPRRVEPLDTTGAGDAFAGALAAGLARGLDRGAALAAAVDAGAAATQWTGAQPTG, encoded by the coding sequence GTGACAGCGCCACGTGGCGACGGCACCGGGCGCGTGGCGGTCGTCGGTTCCCTGAACGTCGACCTCGTCACCGGGGTCCACCGGCACCCTGCGCCGGGGGAGACGGTGCTCGGGGACGATCTCGTACGGCTCCGCGGCGGCAAGGGTGCCAACCAGGCGATGTCCGCCGCACGGTGCGGCGCGGACGTCACGATGGTGGGCAGGGTCGGAGACGACGAGGACGGGCGGGCGTACCGGGACCACCTCTCCGCGGCCGGGATCGACGTCTCCCACCTGTTGACGACGCCCGGCGCGCCGACGGGGACGGCGCTCATCGTCGTCGACGCCGACGGCGAGAACACGATCGTGGTCGCGGTGGGAGCCAACTCCCGGCTCGAGGCGGCCGACATCCGTGCTGCGGCCGCCGTGATCGAAGCGGCGGACGTGCTGCTGGTCCAGCTGGAGGTCGGGGAGGACGCCGTGGAGGCTGCGGCGGCGATCGCCCGCTCGGCGGGCACGCGTCTGGTGCTCAACGCCTCACCCGTACGGCCGCTCCCTGCGTGGCTGGTCGACCTCGCCGACCCGCTGCTGGTCAACGAGCACGAGGCGAAGGCGTACGAGGAGCTCTCCGGTGAGGCGGCGTCCGTCTGCGTCACGCTCGGTGGGCGCGGAGCGCGCTGGGGCGAGGATTCGGCCGAGCCTCGACGGGTCGAGCCGCTCGACACCACGGGTGCGGGTGACGCCTTCGCCGGCGCGCTCGCTGCCGGGCTCGCACGGGGGCTCGACCGGGGAGCCGCGCTCGCTGCGGCGGTCGACGCCGGAGCCGCTGCGACGCAGTGGACGGGTGCGCAACCGACGGGCTGA
- a CDS encoding metallophosphoesterase family protein has protein sequence MRFIATADWQLGMTARFLSDQARTRFHQARLDAVRRIGELATETEASFVVVCGDVFESNQLDRAIVAKTFEALRAFSVPVVLLPGNHDPLDAASIYDAPVFRDRRPDHVHVLRDAAPFTVVDGVEIVGAPWFGKHPTRDLVADACSGLQPMAEGLVRVVAGHGVTSTLNPDRDALAAIDVPTLTKVLDGGCAHVAVLGDRHSTTEVEPRIWYAGAPEVTARVEDDPGNVLVIDVDPGTHEVTVAPRRVGRWSFDVLEERLESLEDVERLADLLSAIPDKECRAVWLALAGTLSTSSKARLDAVLDEAGDLFAHLDVWARHTDLAVLPDDHDFADLGLSGFAQDALDELAELSRPESAHSSADTVAQDALGLLYRLAGAGR, from the coding sequence ATGCGCTTCATCGCGACCGCTGACTGGCAGCTCGGCATGACCGCCCGGTTCCTCAGCGACCAGGCGCGCACGCGGTTCCACCAGGCGCGGCTCGACGCGGTCCGTCGGATCGGTGAGCTCGCGACGGAGACCGAGGCGTCGTTCGTCGTGGTCTGCGGTGACGTCTTCGAGTCCAACCAGCTCGACCGCGCGATCGTGGCCAAGACGTTCGAGGCGTTGCGCGCGTTCTCCGTGCCGGTCGTGCTGCTCCCGGGCAACCACGATCCGCTCGACGCCGCCTCGATCTACGACGCGCCGGTCTTCCGCGATCGACGCCCCGACCACGTCCACGTGCTCCGTGACGCCGCTCCGTTCACCGTCGTCGACGGGGTCGAGATCGTGGGGGCACCCTGGTTCGGCAAGCATCCGACCCGCGACCTGGTCGCCGACGCGTGCTCAGGGCTCCAGCCGATGGCTGAAGGCCTGGTGCGGGTGGTCGCCGGCCACGGTGTCACGAGCACGCTCAACCCCGACCGCGACGCGCTCGCGGCGATCGACGTCCCGACGCTGACCAAGGTCCTCGACGGCGGCTGCGCCCACGTCGCCGTGCTGGGCGACCGCCACTCGACCACCGAGGTGGAGCCCCGCATCTGGTACGCCGGGGCTCCGGAGGTGACGGCGAGGGTCGAGGACGATCCGGGCAACGTGCTGGTGATCGACGTCGATCCCGGCACGCACGAGGTGACCGTGGCTCCTCGGCGGGTCGGGCGATGGAGCTTCGACGTGCTCGAGGAGCGGCTCGAGTCCCTCGAGGACGTCGAGCGGCTCGCCGATCTGCTGAGCGCGATCCCCGACAAGGAGTGTCGAGCGGTCTGGCTCGCCCTGGCCGGCACCCTTTCCACGTCGTCGAAGGCCAGGCTCGACGCCGTCCTGGACGAGGCCGGCGACCTCTTCGCCCATCTCGACGTCTGGGCTCGACACACCGACCTGGCGGTGCTGCCCGATGACCACGACTTCGCCGATCTCGGGCTGAGCGGGTTCGCGCAGGACGCGCTCGACGAGCTGGCCGAGCTCTCACGGCCCGAGTCGGCGCACAGCTCCGCCGACACTGTCGCGCAGGATGCGCTCGGCCTCCTCTATCGGCTCGCGGGTGCAGGCCGGTGA